The Streptomyces nitrosporeus genome includes a window with the following:
- a CDS encoding HesA/MoeB/ThiF family protein produces the protein MTPHGIGRTDDDAESVPHSAFYEELTIRNTGVVRAGAQRALRRATVLVAGCGSIGGAAVEPLTRLGVQRFLVADPGTYELNNLNRQSAVAADIGQNKAAGAGERIMAINPHARVTVFTEGVTSETVQRLTAPAQLIIDGVDVTTGEGWRAKHLLHRVAAQRKVPLITGWDMAGTQYVRCYDYRRIREPFDGDITLADIERMDTWDLLRRAVPLRRVPAEMLAEIRANHTKADYSFPQVAYTATAFGVLSSYMAVRLLAGAPVRQEISVDVHQLARPLGPRWLNRLRRPVELAALVPPMLRLVRGAGRH, from the coding sequence ATGACACCGCACGGCATCGGCCGGACGGACGACGACGCGGAGTCGGTGCCGCACAGCGCCTTCTACGAGGAACTGACCATCCGGAACACCGGCGTCGTCCGGGCCGGCGCACAGCGCGCCCTGCGCCGGGCGACCGTCCTGGTGGCGGGATGCGGGTCGATCGGCGGGGCCGCGGTGGAGCCGCTGACCCGGCTCGGCGTCCAGCGCTTCCTGGTGGCCGACCCGGGGACGTACGAACTGAACAACCTCAACCGGCAGAGCGCGGTCGCCGCCGACATCGGCCAGAACAAGGCCGCCGGCGCGGGCGAGCGGATCATGGCGATCAACCCGCACGCCCGGGTGACCGTCTTCACCGAGGGCGTCACCTCCGAGACCGTGCAGCGGCTCACCGCGCCCGCCCAGCTGATCATCGACGGGGTGGACGTCACCACCGGTGAGGGGTGGCGGGCCAAGCACCTGCTGCACCGGGTGGCCGCCCAGCGGAAGGTCCCCCTCATCACCGGCTGGGACATGGCGGGCACCCAGTACGTGCGCTGCTACGACTACCGCAGGATCCGTGAGCCCTTCGACGGCGACATCACCCTGGCCGACATCGAGCGCATGGACACCTGGGACCTCCTCAGGCGTGCCGTGCCGCTGCGCCGGGTGCCGGCCGAGATGCTCGCGGAGATCCGCGCGAACCACACGAAGGCGGACTACAGCTTTCCCCAGGTGGCCTACACCGCGACGGCGTTCGGGGTGCTGAGCTCCTACATGGCGGTACGGCTCCTCGCCGGGGCCCCGGTACGCCAGGAGATCAGCGTCGATGTGCACCAACTCGCCAGGCCCCTCGGGCCGCGCTGGCTGAACCGGCTGCGCCGGCCGGTCGAACTCGCGGCCCTCGTCCCGCCGATGCTCCGCCTCGTACGCGGCGCCGGCAGGCACTGA
- a CDS encoding winged helix-turn-helix domain-containing protein, producing the protein MSQITTVRTASVEEKVHVVRWPLEASRLEHHRRTGALRLLVIENGATPPMSTDAREDWVRSPITREDFAARVSALRARAASRDVPALDHDGLLRYGSRVVPVSPTEMYLLRPLVERFGSLVSRHELLALLSTRNSTASRNALDLHVMRIRRRVLPLGLRLRTASRRGYLLEGPA; encoded by the coding sequence ATGTCGCAGATCACGACGGTCCGGACGGCCTCGGTCGAGGAGAAGGTCCATGTAGTCCGCTGGCCTCTCGAAGCGTCGAGGCTGGAGCATCACCGGCGTACGGGCGCCCTGCGCCTGCTGGTGATCGAGAACGGGGCGACGCCCCCGATGTCCACCGACGCGCGGGAGGACTGGGTCCGCTCACCCATCACCCGCGAGGACTTCGCCGCGCGGGTCTCGGCGCTGCGCGCCAGGGCCGCGTCGCGTGACGTGCCGGCCCTGGACCATGACGGGCTGCTCAGGTACGGCAGCCGGGTCGTGCCCGTGTCCCCGACCGAGATGTACCTGCTACGGCCTCTTGTGGAGCGTTTCGGGAGCCTGGTGTCACGCCATGAACTGCTCGCCCTGCTCAGTACCCGGAACAGCACGGCGAGCAGGAACGCCCTGGACCTGCACGTCATGAGGATCCGCCGCCGGGTCCTGCCCCTGGGGCTGCGTCTGCGCACCGCCAGCCGGCGGGGCTATCTGCTGGAGGGGCCGGCCTGA
- a CDS encoding LuxR C-terminal-related transcriptional regulator: protein MRPPRRDSTPERTERPITAPVRVLLVDARSITRAGIRAVLEQDETIAVAGEASDAAGAERETAGAGPDVLLADAQSPGLDVIGMVTALATRFGAGMPGVLLMTQHTDEAAHQALRAGAKGVVLNRATPRQLLAAVHMVAAGYAVHAGPGPSGHPDRGDGPWPPAGCRPGAGPERARAELLTRREREVLRLLARGLSNAEISAELVLGESTVKSHVQHLLDKLRLRNRVHAVIYAHRTGLVPAGCACPGPRQPAEP, encoded by the coding sequence GTGCGGCCGCCACGGCGTGATTCCACGCCCGAGAGAACGGAGAGACCGATCACCGCACCCGTCCGTGTCCTGCTCGTCGACGCCCGCTCCATCACCCGCGCAGGCATCCGGGCCGTTCTGGAGCAGGACGAGACCATCGCCGTGGCGGGGGAGGCCAGCGACGCCGCCGGAGCCGAGCGTGAGACGGCGGGCGCCGGCCCCGACGTGCTGCTCGCCGACGCCCAGTCACCCGGACTCGACGTGATCGGCATGGTCACCGCGCTGGCCACGCGGTTCGGCGCCGGCATGCCGGGCGTCCTGCTGATGACCCAGCACACCGACGAGGCCGCACACCAGGCCCTGCGGGCCGGCGCGAAAGGCGTGGTGCTGAACCGCGCCACGCCCCGGCAGCTGCTGGCCGCCGTCCACATGGTCGCGGCGGGCTACGCGGTCCACGCGGGCCCCGGGCCGTCCGGTCATCCGGACCGGGGCGACGGGCCCTGGCCGCCGGCGGGCTGCCGCCCGGGAGCGGGTCCGGAACGCGCACGCGCGGAACTGCTGACCCGGCGTGAACGGGAGGTGCTCCGGCTCCTCGCCCGCGGCCTCAGCAACGCCGAGATCTCCGCCGAACTCGTCCTCGGCGAAAGCACCGTCAAGTCACATGTGCAGCACCTGCTCGACAAGCTCCGGCTGCGCAACCGGGTGCACGCGGTGATCTACGCGCACCGGACCGGGCTGGTGCCCGCCGGGTGCGCCTGCCCCGGCCCGCGGCAGCCCGCCGAGCCGTGA
- a CDS encoding PH domain-containing protein, producing MSTDADAVGPPWRRLHPRTVLVTALVTAGVAAGAAVPVVAGLSGWLGYPAAIGWALAGAAVLIGCATAGDHVRLRRTRYRVGTERVELHTGLLLVKRRSLARERIRTVDLTAHPLLRVLGLVTVRIGTGDRSGGESPLELDPVSRAEGERLRRELLDRAAGPSPDAHREGELAVLDLRWIRYAPVSFAVPVLGGAAAGGVMQVSEWAGVQGEVIGWVGDRFRDTPVLWTVTALVAAALAAGVAGALGLWAEMWWNYRLEREPGGTLRVRRGLLTSRSISFEEQRLRGVDLVEPLGVRLAGAARVDVVATGLVKDEEAKNLDHSTLLPAVPRALADAVAAKVLREPLSPAAAPLTAHPPAARGRRLRRAVAAASAPVLLLAVLGAWLTPVLLWAALGCAAVLLPLAVALALDAYRSLGHTLSGAYLVTRSGSVRRSTAVLQRSGVIGWTVKQSVFQRRAGLIDLTATTAAGAGAYTVRDAGTAEGLGFAAEAVPGLLEPFLERGSP from the coding sequence ATGAGCACCGACGCGGACGCCGTGGGCCCGCCGTGGCGGCGGCTCCACCCGCGTACGGTCCTGGTCACCGCGCTCGTCACGGCGGGGGTGGCGGCGGGCGCCGCCGTACCCGTCGTGGCGGGGCTGTCCGGGTGGCTGGGATACCCGGCGGCCATCGGCTGGGCCCTGGCCGGAGCGGCCGTCCTCATCGGGTGCGCCACCGCCGGCGACCACGTCCGCCTGCGGCGCACCCGCTACCGCGTCGGCACCGAGCGCGTGGAGCTGCACACCGGGCTGCTGCTGGTCAAGCGGCGTTCGCTGGCCCGCGAGCGGATCCGTACCGTCGATCTCACCGCCCACCCGCTGCTGCGGGTCCTGGGACTGGTCACGGTACGGATCGGTACGGGGGACCGGAGCGGCGGTGAATCCCCCCTGGAACTCGACCCGGTGAGCCGGGCCGAGGGCGAGCGGCTGCGCCGCGAACTCCTGGACCGGGCCGCCGGGCCCTCCCCGGACGCGCACCGGGAGGGCGAGCTCGCCGTCCTCGACCTCCGCTGGATCCGTTACGCACCGGTCTCCTTCGCCGTCCCGGTGCTGGGCGGCGCGGCGGCCGGCGGTGTGATGCAGGTCAGCGAGTGGGCCGGGGTGCAGGGTGAGGTGATCGGCTGGGTCGGCGACCGGTTCAGGGACACACCGGTGCTCTGGACGGTCACGGCCCTGGTGGCGGCGGCGCTGGCCGCCGGGGTGGCCGGGGCCCTCGGCCTCTGGGCCGAGATGTGGTGGAACTACCGCCTGGAGCGCGAACCGGGCGGCACCCTGAGGGTCAGGCGCGGCCTGCTGACCTCCCGCTCGATCTCCTTCGAGGAACAGCGGCTGCGCGGGGTGGACCTGGTGGAGCCGCTGGGCGTCCGGCTGGCCGGTGCCGCCCGGGTGGACGTCGTCGCCACCGGCCTGGTGAAGGACGAGGAGGCGAAGAACCTCGACCACAGCACCCTCCTCCCGGCCGTTCCCCGGGCCCTGGCCGACGCGGTCGCGGCGAAGGTGCTGCGGGAACCCCTCTCGCCGGCCGCCGCCCCGCTGACCGCGCACCCGCCCGCGGCGCGCGGCCGGCGGCTGCGCCGGGCCGTCGCCGCGGCGTCGGCGCCCGTGCTGCTCCTGGCGGTGCTGGGCGCCTGGCTGACCCCGGTGCTGCTGTGGGCCGCGCTCGGCTGCGCGGCCGTGCTCCTGCCGCTCGCGGTGGCCCTGGCCCTGGACGCCTACCGGTCGCTGGGGCACACCCTCAGCGGTGCCTATCTCGTGACCCGCTCCGGCAGCGTCCGCCGCTCCACGGCGGTGCTGCAGCGGAGCGGCGTGATCGGCTGGACCGTGAAGCAGTCCGTCTTCCAGCGCCGGGCCGGGCTGATCGACCTCACCGCCACCACGGCCGCCGGGGCGGGCGCGTACACCGTGCGGGACGCCGGTACGGCGGAGGGGCTCGGCTTCGCCGCCGAAGCCGTCCCGGGGCTGCTGGAGCCTTTCCTGGAGCGCGGCAGCCCCTGA
- a CDS encoding acyl-CoA dehydrogenase family protein encodes MTADAHAAPSPELNFDTLPPEVQRLKEEAREFAQDIVAPRVQELDRAPAEDFDWDVVRRGHEIGLTRAAVPSDHGGLGVGMLGVAVALEEVAAVCPGTALVFGATMLGQAPLLLSGDPRLQARYLPLFSGDEPVLACNAVTEEDAGCDLIIPANAVHARNVMTARRDGDSYVLTGRKRFITNARFAAFASVFANMEGSPGASGLTSFIVPLDLPGVVRGPVADKMGYRACLGSELEFTEVRVPAENMIGGEGEGMAINMAQSNMARAAVAGISTGVARGALRQAVDWAGERVQGGLPLHRHQFTAAKLADMSAKVDAARLLYLHAANTVDTQLPPPVYEPAVAKLFADRAAIEVADAAMSLVGARGYLRSYGVEKMLRDAYGTRVYEGTPEVLALAVTESLYTEDDAE; translated from the coding sequence ATGACCGCCGACGCGCACGCCGCCCCCTCGCCGGAGCTGAACTTCGACACGCTCCCGCCCGAGGTGCAGCGGCTCAAGGAAGAAGCACGGGAGTTCGCACAGGACATCGTCGCGCCCAGGGTCCAGGAACTGGACCGGGCACCGGCCGAGGACTTCGACTGGGACGTCGTACGCCGCGGCCACGAGATCGGCCTGACCCGGGCCGCGGTCCCCTCCGACCACGGCGGCCTCGGCGTCGGCATGCTCGGGGTCGCGGTCGCCCTGGAGGAGGTGGCCGCCGTGTGCCCGGGCACCGCACTCGTCTTCGGCGCCACCATGCTCGGCCAGGCCCCGCTCCTGCTCTCCGGCGACCCCCGCCTCCAGGCCCGCTACCTGCCGCTGTTCTCCGGTGACGAGCCGGTGCTCGCCTGCAACGCGGTGACGGAGGAGGACGCCGGCTGCGACCTGATCATCCCGGCCAACGCCGTCCACGCGCGCAACGTCATGACCGCACGGCGCGACGGCGACAGCTATGTGCTCACCGGCAGGAAGCGGTTCATCACCAACGCCCGCTTCGCCGCCTTCGCCTCCGTGTTCGCGAACATGGAGGGCAGCCCGGGGGCGAGCGGGCTCACCTCCTTCATCGTGCCCCTGGACCTCCCCGGAGTGGTCCGGGGACCGGTCGCCGACAAGATGGGCTACCGGGCCTGCCTGGGCAGCGAGCTGGAGTTCACCGAGGTCCGCGTCCCCGCCGAGAACATGATCGGCGGCGAGGGCGAGGGCATGGCCATCAACATGGCCCAGAGCAACATGGCCCGCGCGGCCGTCGCCGGCATCTCCACCGGCGTGGCACGCGGCGCGCTGCGCCAGGCCGTCGACTGGGCGGGCGAACGGGTACAGGGAGGCCTGCCGCTGCACCGCCACCAGTTCACCGCGGCGAAGCTGGCGGACATGAGCGCCAAGGTGGACGCCGCCCGGCTGCTGTACCTGCACGCGGCGAACACCGTCGACACCCAGCTCCCGCCCCCCGTCTACGAACCCGCCGTCGCGAAACTCTTCGCCGACCGGGCGGCCATCGAGGTGGCCGACGCGGCGATGTCCCTGGTCGGCGCACGCGGCTACCTGCGCTCCTACGGGGTCGAGAAGATGCTGCGGGACGCCTACGGCACACGTGTCTACGAGGGCACGCCCGAGGTGCTCGCGCTCGCCGTCACCGAGAGCCTCTACACCGAGGACGACGCCGAGTGA
- a CDS encoding MFS transporter, with protein MRVPNRNVLWTFLCCGLAVAMVSLDNLVVITALPAIRESLGGDIQQLEWTVNAYTLTYAVLMLPGAALGDRFGRRRMFVIGLGVFTAASAAAALAPDIGALIAARAVQGLGAAALMPLNLTLLTAVAPAARRGAVLGALSAVEGLAIATGPLLGGVMVEHLTWQWIFWINVPIGLLLLPLGRWKLAESRGSHARLDLTGTVLAGTGLFGIVFGLIQGPTDGWTSTGVLTALTGGTLVLAAFVVWELRTEMPMFPMRLFRHRTFSGMNAAGLLMFAGMFGSVFLLTQFFQGPRGYSPMEAGLRILPWTMVPVFVAPLVGFLSDRIGGRPIVALGLTFQACGLGWIAFRISPEVSYASLVPALVLCGLGMTFYFSPTANLVMSAVRAEDRGMASGSVNALRELGGVLGVAVLASVFTAHGDLTTPDRFTDGMVPALWLGSCIVAVGALAVLATPRHPHRRAAAGKDSGASAPEPEGAPA; from the coding sequence ATGCGTGTCCCGAACCGGAACGTGCTGTGGACGTTCCTGTGCTGCGGCCTGGCCGTGGCCATGGTGTCCCTCGACAACCTGGTCGTCATCACGGCCCTGCCGGCCATCCGCGAGAGCCTCGGCGGCGACATCCAGCAACTCGAATGGACCGTCAACGCCTACACCCTCACCTACGCCGTCCTGATGCTGCCCGGCGCCGCCCTCGGCGACCGGTTCGGCCGGCGGCGGATGTTCGTCATCGGCCTGGGCGTCTTCACCGCCGCGTCCGCGGCCGCGGCGCTCGCCCCCGACATCGGCGCTCTCATCGCGGCCCGGGCCGTCCAGGGCCTCGGAGCCGCGGCACTGATGCCGCTCAATCTGACCCTGCTCACCGCGGTGGCCCCGGCGGCCCGCCGCGGCGCCGTCCTCGGGGCGCTCAGCGCCGTCGAAGGACTGGCCATCGCGACGGGCCCGCTCCTGGGCGGGGTGATGGTGGAACACCTGACCTGGCAGTGGATCTTCTGGATCAACGTGCCGATCGGGCTGCTCCTCCTGCCGCTCGGCCGGTGGAAACTGGCCGAGAGCCGCGGCAGCCACGCCCGGCTGGACCTCACCGGGACGGTCCTGGCCGGCACCGGACTGTTCGGCATCGTCTTCGGCCTCATCCAGGGGCCCACGGACGGCTGGACGAGCACCGGGGTCCTGACCGCGCTGACGGGCGGCACCCTGGTCCTGGCGGCCTTCGTCGTCTGGGAGCTGCGGACCGAGATGCCGATGTTCCCGATGCGGCTCTTCCGCCACCGGACCTTCAGCGGCATGAACGCGGCGGGGCTCCTGATGTTCGCCGGGATGTTCGGCTCGGTCTTCCTGCTCACCCAGTTCTTCCAGGGGCCGCGGGGCTACTCCCCGATGGAGGCCGGACTGCGCATCCTGCCCTGGACCATGGTGCCCGTGTTCGTCGCGCCGCTGGTCGGATTCCTCTCCGACCGGATCGGCGGCCGTCCCATCGTGGCCCTCGGACTGACCTTCCAGGCGTGCGGCCTGGGCTGGATCGCGTTCCGCATCTCACCGGAGGTGAGCTACGCGTCGCTGGTCCCGGCCCTCGTCCTGTGCGGACTCGGCATGACCTTCTACTTCTCCCCGACCGCGAACCTGGTGATGAGCGCGGTCCGGGCCGAGGACCGGGGCATGGCCTCGGGGTCGGTCAACGCGCTCCGCGAACTGGGCGGCGTCCTCGGGGTCGCCGTACTGGCCTCCGTGTTCACCGCCCACGGCGACCTCACCACCCCGGACAGGTTCACCGACGGCATGGTCCCCGCGCTGTGGCTCGGATCCTGCATCGTCGCGGTGGGCGCCCTGGCGGTCCTCGCGACCCCGAGGCACCCGCACCGGCGGGCGGCCGCCGGCAAGGACTCCGGGGCGAGCGCACCGGAACCCGAAGGCGCCCCGGCCTGA
- a CDS encoding SagB/ThcOx family dehydrogenase — protein MRLRRSRCLTCYWHDGAFVVHPHPHGMPTALHPAAAEVLAAFEDWTTPGEAVELLGHLAPETAEEAVTALVRCGALLLHGSEEALDDERAARRWGSWMPEASFFHHATQGVYDPAPATPDAPGSAPSTPDAPDPAPAGSLPAPGPQEAPGPRPPLFTGFPDAPRVLLPRRPAGLRAPFDEVLYDRRTHRDFTGAPVSLETLASLLATTFGPVDFIDCGRGALYRRTSPQGGSRQEIDAYVGALRVDGLDPGWYHYDGLEHALGLLSEGCTPEDAVHLCAGQAWAGRPAFLVVLAARLERMSLKYPTPRAYRVCLLDAGHLGQTFALTATALGLGPAQTGAFRDSEVAGRCGLDGTGSVPLYVLAAGRPAPVDEDAPPPAGVAAFGATVLSGP, from the coding sequence GTGCGTCTGCGTCGTTCCCGCTGTCTGACCTGCTACTGGCACGACGGCGCCTTCGTCGTCCACCCCCACCCGCACGGCATGCCCACGGCCCTGCACCCGGCCGCCGCGGAGGTCCTGGCGGCGTTCGAGGACTGGACCACGCCCGGTGAGGCCGTGGAGCTGCTCGGCCATCTGGCGCCCGAGACCGCCGAGGAGGCCGTGACGGCCCTGGTCCGCTGCGGGGCGCTGCTGCTCCACGGCAGCGAGGAAGCCCTGGACGACGAGCGGGCCGCCCGCCGGTGGGGTTCCTGGATGCCGGAGGCGTCCTTCTTCCACCACGCCACCCAGGGCGTCTACGACCCCGCGCCCGCCACGCCGGACGCCCCGGGCTCCGCGCCTTCCACGCCGGACGCCCCGGACCCCGCACCCGCCGGGAGCCTCCCGGCCCCCGGACCGCAGGAGGCGCCCGGCCCGCGGCCCCCGCTGTTCACCGGGTTCCCCGACGCTCCCCGCGTCCTGCTGCCCCGGCGGCCGGCCGGGCTGAGGGCCCCCTTCGACGAGGTCCTGTACGACCGCCGTACCCACCGTGATTTCACCGGCGCCCCGGTGTCCCTGGAGACCCTGGCCTCCCTGCTGGCCACCACCTTCGGGCCGGTCGACTTCATCGACTGCGGCCGGGGCGCCCTGTACCGGCGGACCAGCCCGCAGGGCGGCTCCCGGCAGGAGATCGACGCCTATGTGGGTGCCCTCCGGGTCGACGGCCTGGACCCGGGCTGGTACCACTACGACGGCCTGGAGCACGCGCTCGGACTGCTCTCGGAGGGCTGCACCCCCGAGGACGCCGTACACCTCTGCGCCGGCCAGGCGTGGGCCGGGCGCCCCGCCTTCCTCGTCGTCCTCGCCGCACGGCTGGAGCGGATGAGCCTGAAGTACCCGACGCCCCGCGCCTACCGGGTCTGCCTCCTCGACGCCGGGCACCTGGGGCAGACCTTCGCGCTGACCGCGACGGCGCTCGGCCTGGGCCCCGCCCAGACCGGGGCCTTCCGCGACTCCGAGGTCGCCGGGCGCTGCGGCCTGGACGGCACCGGCTCCGTCCCGCTGTACGTCCTGGCCGCCGGCCGCCCCGCTCCGGTGGACGAGGACGCCCCGCCCCCGGCGGGCGTGGCCGCGTTCGGCGCCACCGTCCTCTCGGGCCCCTGA
- the pgi gene encoding glucose-6-phosphate isomerase → MNAQSRTKLSQLPEWTALAKHREEFGRTHLRQLFAKEPERGSAYTLRVGDLHIDYSKHLVTDETLGLLRDLAAATGVAGLRDAMFRGEKINTTEDRAVLHTALRAPRNAVIEVDGENVVPAVHAVLDRMAAFADRIRAGEWTGHTGRPVKNIVNIGIGGSDLGPAMAYEVLRSFTDRSLTVRFVSNVDGADLHEAVRDLDPAETLFIVASKTFTTIETITNATSARDWLLTGLRAGQEAVAKHFVALSTNADKVADFGIDTANMFEFWDWVGGRYSYDSAIGLSLMIAIGPERFREMLDGFHLVDEHFRTAPAEENAPLLLGLLGIWYGQFFDAQSHAVLPYSHYLSKFTAYLQQLDMESNGKSVDRDGNPVEWETGPVVWGTPGTNGQHAYYQLIHQGTKVIPADFIGFASPVQDLLPGLIAQHDLLMANFFAQTQALAFGKTPDEVRAEGVAEELVPHRTFHGNHPTTTILAERLTPSVLGQLIALYEHKVFVQGAVWNIDSFDQWGVELGKVLAKKIEPVLTEGTGGEDLDSSTAQLVAAYRALRGR, encoded by the coding sequence ATGAACGCACAAAGCCGAACCAAGCTCAGTCAGCTGCCCGAATGGACGGCCCTCGCCAAGCACCGCGAGGAGTTCGGCCGGACACACCTGCGGCAGCTGTTCGCGAAGGAGCCGGAGCGCGGGAGCGCGTACACCCTCAGGGTCGGCGACCTCCACATCGACTACTCCAAGCACCTGGTCACCGACGAGACCCTGGGGCTGCTGCGTGACCTCGCCGCGGCCACCGGCGTCGCCGGGCTGCGGGACGCCATGTTCCGCGGCGAGAAGATCAACACCACCGAGGACCGCGCCGTCCTGCACACCGCGCTCCGCGCCCCCAGGAACGCCGTGATCGAGGTCGACGGCGAGAACGTGGTACCGGCCGTCCACGCGGTCCTGGACCGGATGGCCGCCTTCGCGGACCGGATCCGGGCGGGCGAGTGGACCGGGCACACCGGCAGGCCCGTCAAGAACATCGTGAACATCGGCATCGGCGGCTCCGACCTCGGTCCCGCCATGGCGTACGAGGTGCTGCGCTCCTTCACGGACCGCTCGCTGACCGTCCGCTTCGTCTCCAACGTCGACGGCGCCGACCTCCACGAGGCGGTACGCGACCTGGACCCGGCCGAGACGCTGTTCATCGTGGCGTCCAAGACCTTCACCACCATCGAGACCATCACCAACGCCACCTCCGCCCGCGACTGGCTGCTCACCGGACTGAGGGCCGGTCAGGAGGCCGTCGCCAAGCACTTCGTGGCACTGTCGACCAACGCGGACAAGGTCGCGGACTTCGGCATCGACACGGCCAACATGTTCGAGTTCTGGGACTGGGTCGGCGGCCGCTACTCCTACGACTCGGCCATCGGCCTCTCGCTGATGATCGCCATCGGCCCGGAGCGTTTCCGGGAGATGCTCGACGGCTTCCACCTCGTCGACGAGCACTTCCGCACCGCCCCGGCCGAGGAGAACGCCCCGCTGCTGCTGGGCCTGCTGGGCATCTGGTACGGGCAGTTCTTCGACGCGCAGTCCCACGCGGTCCTGCCCTACAGCCACTACCTGTCCAAGTTCACCGCCTACCTCCAGCAGCTGGACATGGAGTCCAACGGCAAGTCCGTGGACCGCGACGGGAATCCGGTGGAGTGGGAGACCGGCCCGGTCGTCTGGGGCACCCCGGGGACCAACGGCCAGCACGCCTACTACCAGCTGATCCACCAGGGCACCAAGGTCATCCCGGCGGACTTCATCGGCTTCGCGTCCCCGGTCCAGGACCTGCTGCCGGGGCTGATCGCCCAGCACGACCTGCTGATGGCCAACTTCTTCGCGCAGACCCAGGCCCTCGCCTTCGGCAAGACACCCGACGAGGTGCGGGCGGAGGGCGTGGCCGAGGAGCTGGTGCCGCACAGGACCTTCCACGGCAACCACCCCACGACCACGATCCTCGCCGAGCGGCTCACCCCGTCGGTGCTGGGCCAGCTGATTGCGCTGTACGAGCACAAGGTCTTCGTCCAGGGCGCCGTCTGGAACATCGACTCCTTCGACCAGTGGGGGGTCGAGCTCGGCAAGGTCCTCGCCAAGAAGATCGAGCCGGTCCTGACCGAGGGCACCGGCGGTGAGGACCTGGACAGCTCCACCGCCCAGCTGGTGGCGGCCTACCGCGCACTGCGCGGCCGCTGA
- a CDS encoding PH domain-containing protein, producing MGTGEGAVRLRPPRNAPARQAAGWWRARWLLLTAAPVAVLGVLGALITPARFWLLLPAAVLAAVGLLCAALLPVWWFRTHRWEVTGDAVYVRTGVFLRKWRIAPMSRIQTVDTVRGPLEQLFGLATVTVTTASAKGAVRIAGLAHETAAELAGQLTRLTRDTPGDAT from the coding sequence GTGGGAACGGGGGAGGGGGCGGTACGGCTGCGCCCGCCGCGCAACGCGCCGGCGCGGCAGGCGGCCGGCTGGTGGCGGGCCCGGTGGCTGCTGCTGACGGCGGCCCCGGTGGCGGTGCTGGGCGTCCTGGGGGCGCTCATCACCCCGGCCAGGTTCTGGCTGCTGCTGCCCGCCGCGGTGCTGGCGGCCGTGGGACTGCTGTGCGCCGCCCTCCTCCCCGTGTGGTGGTTCCGTACGCACCGCTGGGAGGTCACCGGGGACGCCGTCTACGTGCGGACCGGGGTGTTCCTGCGGAAGTGGCGGATCGCGCCGATGTCCCGGATCCAGACCGTGGACACCGTGCGCGGCCCGCTGGAGCAGCTCTTCGGGCTGGCCACGGTCACCGTCACCACCGCCTCGGCGAAGGGCGCCGTGCGGATCGCGGGTCTGGCCCACGAGACGGCCGCCGAGCTCGCCGGACAGCTCACCCGGCTCACCCGGGACACCCCCGGGGACGCCACATGA